GCGGCGGGAATGCCGGTGAGGTCACGAACGGCGGCGGGGGTGGCAGCTGGGCCGTGAGGCGGTGGGCCAGGAGGGCGGCCGGGCGGCGGAGCGCCTCGGGTGGGAGGTCGGTGGTCAGGGCGTGGCGTACGGCGGCAGGTGTGACGTCGCGTTCGAGCCAGGCGGCGACGCCGGGGGCGAGGTGGGCGGTGTCGCGGGCGGAGAGGAGGAGGCGGGTGTCCTCGCGGTGGAGGCCTGTGAGGAGGTCCGTGGCCTGTCGGAGGAGGGCGGGTGCGGGGTGGGCCGGGTGCGGTACGGCCGGGAGGAGCTTGCTGCCGGGCGGCCTCGTTCGCTTCCTCGGGGCTGGGCGAGGGGCGTCCGTACCGCTGTGTCCGGGCTGGTTGCAGGAGATCGTGCGGGTGACGATCCGGCCGCCGGGGACGCGTTCGCGCTCGCGGCGTAGGTAGCCGTGGGTTTCCAGCTCGCGCAGGGCGGCGGCGATGCGGGTCGTGCCCTCGGGGAAGCGGGCGGCGAGGGTCTTGATGTCGACCCGGGCGCCCGCCGGGAGCGACTGGATGTGGACCGACAGCCCGATCGCGAGCAGCGACAGCTCCGGGTGCTGGGCGAGGTGGTTGCCGATCACCGTGAAGCGGGTGGTGTGGCGGGTGTTGTCGTGCACCAGGCCGGCGCGCGGGTGCCGCTGGTTCGGGTGCTTCTTCCCGGTTACGGGGGTGTGGGCGTGCGAGGGCACGTTAGGGTTCTGCGTATCCATCAGGAAGTTGGAGCCTTCCTCGGTGGTCAGGCCCTCGCACTGGGATTGCCGTCCCGGCGAGGGCCGTCGCATGTCTGCGGTGTGTTGCGCTGAGCGTAGGGCAGGCAAAGGCTCCCGGATCCAGCTGAGTCGGAGATGTTCACTCGCGTGAGTGAGGCGGCGGCCCGGGCGGGAGGGGTGGGGCTTGGTGGGGTTCTTTCCTCCTCGTGGTCCTTGAGGGAGACCGCCCGCGGCACCGGAGCGCGAGGTGTCG
This region of Streptomyces caelestis genomic DNA includes:
- a CDS encoding helix-turn-helix domain-containing protein, which produces MDTQNPNVPSHAHTPVTGKKHPNQRHPRAGLVHDNTRHTTRFTVIGNHLAQHPELSLLAIGLSVHIQSLPAGARVDIKTLAARFPEGTTRIAAALRELETHGYLRRERERVPGGRIVTRTISCNQPGHSGTDAPRPAPRKRTRPPGSKLLPAVPHPAHPAPALLRQATDLLTGLHREDTRLLLSARDTAHLAPGVAAWLERDVTPAAVRHALTTDLPPEALRRPAALLAHRLTAQLPPPPPFVTSPAFPPPARHPLQTCDGCDRAFRAPAPGRCRDCRTDGAGLPEAA